TGTGGGTGCTCGACCAGGATTCGAAACCGCATCAGCGCGTGATCGATGTCGGCGACTGGCACGGCGACGACTGGTTTGTGAACGAAGGCCTGAAGGCGGGCGAACGCGTGGTGGTCGACGGCGCGATCCGCGTGTCGTCGGATGCGCAGATCAAGGTGGTCAGTGCGCCACCGGGTGGGACGCCTGCCGCACCCGCTTCGGCACCCGCGGCTTCGGCATCAGCGCCCGCCGCGACGCTCGCGCAGCGCGCCAGCCCATGACGATGCGAAGCCCCGACGAACGATGACCGATGACGACCGACGCCATCCGGCGCCCCCGATCCGATGAACATCTCCCACTTCTGCATCGACCGCCCGATCTTCGCCTCGGTCATCTCGATCGTCATCACGCTCGGCGGCGCGCTGACGATGCTCGCGCTGCCCACCGCGCAATATCCCGACATCACCCCGCCGCAGATCACGATCTCCGCGACCTATCCGGGCGCGAGCGCCGACGTGGTCGCCAACAACGTCGCCGCACCCATCGAGCAGCAGGTCAACGGCGCGGACAACATGATCTACATGAGCTCGTCGAGTTCATCGACGGGCAACCTGACGATCAACGCGTACTTCCAGATCGGCACGAACCCGGAACTCGCCCAGGTCGACGTGCAGAACCGCGTGAATCTCGCGCTGCCGCAACTGCCGCAATCGGTGACGGCGCAGGGCGTGCAGGTGCAGAAGAAATCGCAGGCGTTCATGATGGTGATCGCGATCTACTCGCCCACCGAGCGCTACGACGCGACCTACATCGCCAACTACGCGAACGTCTACGTGCTCGATGCCTTGAAGCGCATTCCGGGCGCGAACCAGTCGAGCATCTTCGGCACGCCCGACTACGCGATGCGCATCTGGCTGCGCCCCGACCGCATGGCGCAACTCGGCATCACGGCCGCCGACGTGCAGCGCGCGGTGGCCAACCAGAACCAGCAGTTCGCGGTCGGCCGATTGGGGCAATCGCCAACCGGGAACCCTGTCGAGCAGTCGTTCGCCGTCACGACGACGGGACGCCTCACCGAACCCGCCCAGTTCGAGAACATCATCATTCGTGCGCAAAGCGGCGGCGCGGCGATCGTGCGGCTCAAGGACATCGGCCGTGCGGAACTGGGGCAAAAGGACTATTCGATCCGCAGCCGCTTCCAGGGCAAGCCCGCGACCGTGCTCGCCGTCTACCAGCAGCCGGGCGCGAACGCGCTCGATGTGTCGAAACAGGTGCGCGCGACACTCGCCGAGATGAAGAAGACGTTCCCCGAAGGGATCGACTACGAGATCGCGATGGACACCACCGAGTTCACGCGCGCGTCGATCACGGATGTCGTGCACACGTTCTTCGAAGCCGTCGTGCTGGTGGTGATCGTCGTGTTCGTGTTCCTGCAGAGCCTGCGCGCGACGCTGATTCCCGTGCTGGCCGTGCCGGTGTCGATTGTCGGCACGTTCATGGGGATGGAGGCGCTCGGTTTCTCGATCAACATGCTCACGCTGTTCGGCATGGTGCTCGCGATCGGCATCGTCGTGGACGATGCGATCGTCGTGATCGAGAACGTCGAGCGCAACATGACCGTTCACAAGCTCGATCCGAAATCGGCCGCGAAACAGGCGATGGATGAGGTCGCCGGGCCGGTCGTCGCGATCGTGCTGGTGCTGTGCGCGGTGTTCGTGCCGGTGGCGTTTCTCGGCGGCATTACCGGGCAGATGTACAAGCAGTTCGCGATCACGATTGCGATCTCGGTGGTGATTTCCGGTGTGGTCGCATTGACGCTCTCGCCCGCGCTTGCCGCATTGCTGCTGAAACCCGGACATCACGAGAAAAAAGGCTTCTTCCGCTGGTTCGACAACCAGTTCGCGCGGATGACGGCGGGTTATACGCGCGCGGTGCGGCTCATCATCAAGCGTTTCGTGATCGCGCTGCTGGTTTTTGTCGGCATGATCGGGCTCGCGGTGCTGATGATGCGTGACATCCCGACCGCCTTCCTGCCGC
This genomic interval from Paraburkholderia sabiae contains the following:
- a CDS encoding efflux RND transporter permease subunit, translating into MNISHFCIDRPIFASVISIVITLGGALTMLALPTAQYPDITPPQITISATYPGASADVVANNVAAPIEQQVNGADNMIYMSSSSSSTGNLTINAYFQIGTNPELAQVDVQNRVNLALPQLPQSVTAQGVQVQKKSQAFMMVIAIYSPTERYDATYIANYANVYVLDALKRIPGANQSSIFGTPDYAMRIWLRPDRMAQLGITAADVQRAVANQNQQFAVGRLGQSPTGNPVEQSFAVTTTGRLTEPAQFENIIIRAQSGGAAIVRLKDIGRAELGQKDYSIRSRFQGKPATVLAVYQQPGANALDVSKQVRATLAEMKKTFPEGIDYEIAMDTTEFTRASITDVVHTFFEAVVLVVIVVFVFLQSLRATLIPVLAVPVSIVGTFMGMEALGFSINMLTLFGMVLAIGIVVDDAIVVIENVERNMTVHKLDPKSAAKQAMDEVAGPVVAIVLVLCAVFVPVAFLGGITGQMYKQFAITIAISVVISGVVALTLSPALAALLLKPGHHEKKGFFRWFDNQFARMTAGYTRAVRLIIKRFVIALLVFVGMIGLAVLMMRDIPTAFLPPEDQGYLLGAVIMPDAASLDRTGKVSDRISEYFMKQPAVGSITTVDGFSILDSQNKNNSSTFFVGFKSFEERYKSANIRTQNARAVLIDAYKALSQIREGIVVPLNPPSIPGLGTTGGTEMWIQSKGDATIAQFAAVVNDFVARAKQRPELTGVTNTFNADSQQLLVDVDRDKAETLGVPVEDVYSAMQTMFGSLYVSQFNRSSRLWQVILQAEPSYRLKPDDLEQIFVRSSNGSMVPLKSVVTSRYVTGPDLITRFNNFPAVKITANAAPGYASGQVISTLEELATQMPSEYGIAWSGEAFEAKQSGGTSGLVFVFGLIMVFLILAAQYEKWSLPFGVLMAVPFALFGALLAILLRGLNNDVYFQIGLTMLVALAAKNAILIFEFAVLNREAGKSVFDATMTAAEERLRPIVMTSLAFILGCVPLAIATGASANSRHSIGTGVIGGMLGATAIAVFFIPMFFYVLETMSEKSAKKKDKKTGDVPPSGPGATPSEPKVPPSAGGPTVGGGPTTSPSAPREGD